The proteins below are encoded in one region of Reichenbachiella sp. 5M10:
- a CDS encoding glycoside hydrolase family 2 TIM barrel-domain containing protein, with protein MKRLTTAISALAVLLLVQCSSPEITTRRVTDFNSNWTFTSDSTGQQGWAKVQLPHTARIEPLVVNDMWQGTCWYEKVFELGSLEDQRAFVRFEGVMHEADIWVNDTFVTKHVGGYLPFVVDVTDYALVGQNNIRLRVNNEDNPVIPPGKAIDVLDFSYYGGIYRDVTLTITHDIHITDAVAADQVNGGGVLVHFTEVSKELAKGIVKVHLRNDGDLDRAVRFTADIGGTTVRTEAAWLHGHSDTTLIQAIEIVKPRLWEPQSPELYTLSIEVEADDQVVDHLEESTGIRQIELTEDGFFLNGEKLFIRGTNRHQEYPYIGYALSDEAQYRDAVKIKNAGFDMVRLSHYPQDEAFLQACDELGIIVMNCLTGWQFVGDEAFIANSYQEIRDMIRRDRNHPSVFFWEVSLNESGMSDEFMTTANAILDAELPYQDIYSAGWIDHPAYDLFIPARQHGKSPDYWNFYQDGQRKVFVAEYGDWEYYAQNAGFNQKAFEDLAEEARTSRQLRGAGEQRLQQQALNYQEAANSNRKGQDVGTIGHANWLMFDYNRGYADDIESSGISDIFRLPKFAFSFYRSQRPAAEYYDFAASEAGPMVEIASYWTAESAPQIKVYSNTEEVMLYLNDELFGQKTVERDVYSTDLDFPPFVFDLEAFEEGTLKAVAKIGGQVVAKDSVSTPKAPVTIKLSVDLSGVPLAEEQSDVVFVYAQIVDQHGTLVPTDERAVTFTLDGAEAELIGENPVKAEAGIATILLRTHSFVQDLTIRARAEGVASDDLVLQK; from the coding sequence ATGAAAAGACTAACAACGGCAATTTCGGCACTAGCGGTTCTCCTACTTGTACAGTGTTCCTCACCGGAGATCACTACTCGACGTGTGACAGATTTTAATTCAAATTGGACATTCACTAGTGATAGCACCGGACAACAAGGCTGGGCCAAAGTCCAACTCCCTCATACAGCACGAATCGAGCCGTTGGTCGTCAACGACATGTGGCAGGGGACCTGCTGGTATGAAAAAGTTTTTGAATTGGGGAGTCTAGAAGATCAACGTGCTTTCGTACGCTTCGAGGGAGTGATGCACGAGGCAGACATTTGGGTCAACGATACTTTCGTGACCAAGCATGTCGGAGGCTATTTGCCGTTTGTGGTAGATGTCACAGACTATGCCTTGGTAGGGCAAAATAACATTCGTCTTCGCGTCAATAACGAAGACAACCCAGTCATCCCTCCAGGCAAGGCCATCGACGTGTTGGACTTTAGTTACTACGGAGGGATCTATCGCGATGTGACTCTTACGATCACCCACGATATCCACATCACGGATGCGGTGGCGGCTGATCAGGTCAACGGTGGAGGAGTCTTGGTGCATTTCACAGAGGTGAGCAAAGAACTGGCCAAGGGAATCGTCAAAGTCCATCTTCGAAACGATGGAGATTTGGACCGTGCAGTGCGGTTCACGGCAGATATCGGAGGGACAACAGTACGCACGGAGGCTGCTTGGCTGCATGGGCACAGCGATACGACACTGATACAAGCGATTGAGATTGTCAAGCCGAGATTGTGGGAACCACAATCTCCAGAACTCTACACCTTGAGCATTGAGGTAGAGGCAGACGACCAAGTAGTGGATCATCTCGAAGAGTCAACGGGGATTCGTCAGATTGAGCTGACCGAGGACGGTTTTTTCCTCAACGGAGAAAAACTATTTATACGCGGAACCAACCGTCATCAAGAGTATCCTTACATAGGCTATGCACTCTCTGACGAAGCTCAGTATAGAGATGCTGTCAAGATCAAGAATGCGGGCTTTGACATGGTACGCTTGTCACACTACCCACAGGATGAAGCTTTTTTGCAAGCCTGTGACGAACTGGGGATCATCGTCATGAACTGTCTCACGGGATGGCAATTTGTAGGAGATGAGGCTTTCATTGCCAATTCGTACCAAGAGATACGAGACATGATTCGTAGGGATCGCAACCATCCCAGTGTGTTTTTTTGGGAGGTATCACTCAATGAGTCTGGCATGTCAGACGAGTTTATGACGACTGCCAATGCCATCCTTGACGCGGAGCTACCCTATCAAGATATTTACAGTGCGGGGTGGATTGATCATCCCGCTTACGACCTATTCATCCCGGCGAGACAGCACGGCAAGAGTCCCGATTATTGGAATTTCTACCAAGATGGCCAGCGCAAAGTCTTCGTGGCAGAGTACGGTGATTGGGAGTATTATGCACAGAATGCGGGCTTCAATCAAAAAGCCTTTGAGGACTTGGCCGAGGAAGCACGTACGAGTCGTCAGCTCAGAGGAGCCGGCGAACAGCGTCTCCAGCAGCAGGCTCTCAATTACCAAGAAGCAGCAAACTCCAACCGCAAAGGGCAGGACGTCGGTACGATTGGGCATGCCAACTGGCTGATGTTTGATTACAATCGGGGCTATGCCGATGACATAGAATCCTCTGGGATCAGTGATATTTTTCGTTTGCCAAAATTCGCTTTTTCCTTCTATAGGAGTCAGAGACCGGCAGCAGAGTATTATGACTTTGCGGCTAGCGAGGCAGGACCAATGGTGGAGATTGCAAGCTATTGGACGGCAGAATCTGCTCCGCAGATCAAAGTCTACAGCAATACGGAAGAAGTGATGCTCTACCTCAACGACGAATTGTTCGGCCAGAAGACCGTCGAGCGAGACGTGTATTCGACGGATTTGGATTTCCCTCCTTTCGTTTTTGACTTGGAGGCGTTCGAAGAGGGGACGTTGAAGGCAGTTGCCAAGATAGGTGGACAGGTGGTGGCCAAGGATAGCGTATCGACTCCTAAAGCTCCCGTCACCATCAAGTTGTCCGTGGATCTATCTGGTGTACCTTTGGCAGAGGAGCAGTCCGATGTGGTATTCGTGTATGCTCAGATCGTGGATCAGCATGGGACTCTGGTACCGACCGATGAGCGAGCGGTGACTTTCACGCTAGATGGGGCTGAGGCCGAATTGATTGGGGAAAATCCTGTGAAGGCTGAAGCAGGTATAGCGACGATTTTGCTACGTACACATTCGTTTGTACAGGATCTGACTATTCGTGCGAGGGCCGAAGGAGTAGCCTCTGACGACTTGGTCCTTCAAAAGTGA